The window CCTAATAACATGGTTAAAGAATaggcaaaacaaataattattaacaGATCCAAAATCTAATGACTTTAACAACATATTAACAccatgtttaataaaatttaaatggtaCAAGCACGCGCATTGATTGTAAAAACACAGTTTACCTGTAATGTTTCCAAAACCAAAACATCGATCCTGTAAGTTATATCCTTACTGGGGTTACTTTTGGTCTCCACATCCCTCTTGATTTCAACAATAGAAATTTGGAGGTGGCCACAACATGCAAGAATGGCCAGGAAAATTTGCTACTTTGCTAATTCTACCACTACTTAAATCACATACACGAGCATCGCGCCCACTCAACTCCCCTTGGCGACTAGCATCGAGAGGATCTATGAAGTATATACAATTACCTTCACGCCCAGAGAAATCTTTAGCTGAAACAGAGAAACTGCATTCATTACCCAAGACAAAAACCTTATCCCCTAACGAGCTTATATTCACCCAGGTACCCCACTCTTCATCAAGCTTATACACTTTAATACTGACCGTCTTAGCTTGACAAATTGGGAGATACCTAAATGGATACGCGACATCACTGTGAAGTTCATCATTCCAACTTCTCCTTTCTCCGTCGAAGAACCTatcaacaacataaaaatcacCATCTGACTCAACCAAACTCTTCTGGCTACCACAGCCATATAGCGGAGGCGAATATTGAATCAAATTCAAAGATGAATCAATCCAATAAACAGTCCCCAAGCTATCAACAACATATGCTTGTCCCCtgtaaacaataatatcatcataATGAAAATTTGTTTCATCTATAAACTTCCATTTCTCCTCATCGAACCTCCAGTAACCCAATTTTCCTTCATGGAAGATTGCTAGAACACCATACTCATTAGTGTTCCTATTAGTATAAGATGGAAGCAACACAACTTTATTGATCCCAAGAGGACTACCGCTAGCAAGTTTAAGGCTACATGCTTTAGTTATTTCTACTAAGCGAAAATGCAACAAGTTCAACATATTTGGCATCATGCCTGGAGAATTAGTCCTCAATTGGCGGTTTGAGACTGGAACTAAAAGCTGGATATCTCCATAGGTTGACTCCTCAACTTTAGTCAACCAGGCCATAGAGCTCGAAGAGCTTGAATCCTCACTATCATCAACAAGTTCGACACGGCAGATTGTGACTTGAGACAAATAGGCGTGTGCCCGGATTGGTTTAGGGAGCTTAAGGGGCACACGAGGAGACTGCTTGTAGAAAAGAGAGATTGATGATCTCCATGACGTGCAAACCGCACGAAATCGGTACACATCGATACGAGAATCAAGGCGTTTTCTAATCATTTCCAGTAATTCTTCTGGAAGATCAGCCCAGCTATGATTACTACCATCATCAACCTCCATCTTCCTTTCCCAGAAATTTTATTAAGAGAGTAAAGAGAAGGAGTGACTTCTGTCTGATCTAGGCATATCGATTCCTTTAAGAGTCTATGTTAAGTTACCGCCAGTCATCCAAGACGGCTTGACCTGCATTCATGTGGAAAATTGGGCTTCGTTGACCGGTCATTGGATTTGGATAGAAAGCTCATGGCATGTAGTAACAGGGTTGATGTCTTTGTCGATATACTGTTTAAattcatgagatttttttatttttttttggtccacgtatttctatgaaattagaaaaagattTCCACCAATGCTTCAATCTTATTGTGGATAATCTATGTTTGACAGATTCCAAGAGACTGACCAATTTaaggggcaaaaaaaaaaaaagaagataagtgGATTTCCAAGAGACTCACCAACTCCAAGAGACTCCCTATTTCTTAATATATCCATACGCGTGTAGCTGTAGGAATGGATTCAAGATGTTActttatgaaagaaaagacTAAAACATAATCCCAATTCGAAATTGATTTCCAAATCTCCAGTGCTTTAAATTGCTCGGGCTGAGAGTGCagttagaataattttttaaagtgatttttatttatgaatatattaaaataataatttttattattttttaaatattatatttaaaattattgtattaaaataatttaaaaatattaaaaaaatattaatttgaagtaaatgaaaaaataaaaaattttcaattttttttaaaagtaatattgaaatgtaaaaacaaatataactaaaatgcaagaaaactttttttttttcaatcaatgttgtttttattttttttcttttaatattagatttattttttattgggttatctcaTTCTTATTATACGGACCGCGAGTCTGGTCAATTAACCTAgttatttagggtttttttttcttattcaacttttttgtcatgatttcattctttaatattaggttaatgaagaattagacttcatgatttattttatttgttttttactaagTTATTTCAGTCTAATGATCCGAGAATAATGATTAATAGGTTAACCCgagtaaaattgaattttatttttcaattttatcatttaatattgggtcggttaggaattgagtttcataatttatttttatttattttctataaggatatcttggtctcatgatcaAGGCTGCaggttttggtattttaacccTAGTTAaatcatgtcattttttatttattttctttctaagaagTTATCTCGATTTCATGTAATTCAAAAttgtatttgctttttatttggttaatctgattaattcattttttattggtttttttaaattttattatttaatattatgtttgaatgagaattaaacttcatgatttattttggtttgatttttatgaagttatcccaACATCATGACATGAAAATAGTGCTTAATAGGTTAACCTGTATTGACTTGACTcattttttgtatcattttcttaattaatgtttttacaaatttcatgattcaacatttgatcaaataggatcaattaaaaaaataagttttataatttttttatagggttatttcaatctcatgatCAGAGTCGTGGATTTGATAAGTTAATCTGgattaaatgaagttttttttttaaaaaatatttatttgtatgaggttatctcggtctcatgattcaagtcaattcaatatgttgttatcttaatattaaaataatataattttgaatttggttttgttaaactatatttttacatgTCGTCCGAGTTACTTTTGGACCCACAAAGTTAATTGGGTCATATTGAGTCAACCCCTACACggtttaaaatcttttttcactaaaaaagtattaacaatatctgaatattttttttatattcaagaaaaaatgacCCGATCCGTATTGTAGCGCGAGTCAATAATATAGTGTAAATCTAGTGTGTGTACATGGGTTAGTGTGAGATACATGGGTTGAATTAACCAAAAACATTTTGCTATttattaaacctttttttatatttatcaaatttgtagAGAAAcatatagaaaatataaagttgaaaaggcatatatatatatatatatatatatatatatatatatattatatatatatatatatatatatataaacttagaTCACAATTTGCTTAGCATACAGTTGTCGCTAGTTATTTTCATGTAAACCAATTGAAATTTCACATTAGAAGTTTCAGTTTTAGAAGGTTgtggaatattttttattgaaataagaaaaagtaaaaaaaaaataagaaatttatccataatattatataaactcAGATCAAGGTCAAATTGTTCAAAAGTTTGGTAATATGATAGTtaacttatatattatttacaaATCGAtatttagggttagggtttgtttCATATCATAACTTCTAATTGAGCttccaataataattttaccttCATTGGAAATTCATTGTTGGGCGTCTGAAATCACCAAATATTGTTAATTACAATTATTTTGCAATGACCTGTCTCATCTAAAGGGAAAGGTATCCGCTTTCGTCGGCTTTCGTTCTTTTCTCGATGAAGAGAGAATAATTGTGTTTCTAGATCACATTTTCATGCTTGGgttataattaatatcatagacttttttttttatatatatatatatcttttcatcttttttcttaagTGTTGTTGGTGGaatatataaagtataatttatgaaaatttaattaatatgccaataaaaatactttagttttttaaagtttcCCATATATTTTAACAAGTAACTTTTAGAGTGGACAAGAGAGTAGGTGTATGTTTTTATTGTCCTAAGCTAGTGAAACTAAGACACGCCAGATTTTTTTAGACgctgtttgtttgctgaaaaataattttttttttaaaaataaattttagaaaaataaattctagaaaagtgaattatttttcgatgtttggtagtgtgatgaaaaataagttggaaaagaCTTTCTAGTGTtaggttatgtcatggaaaatgagctggaaaataacttattaatattttatttttttcaagtttattaaaataataaggaacaaatcatacaaattaaaagattaaatgagaatgaaattgaaaaaaaatataatttcataaattatctcaaataaaataaataataatcaaaataatagagatcaaatctaaaaaataaaaaaacttgaaagatgaaaaaattaaaataataataattaacatttcataaattttttcaaataaaataagtaacaatcaaaagaatgaggatcaaatttgatagataaaaaatttcaattaaaaaataataagaaaaaagaaaataacaattataaaaataaagaccaaaattaatataaaaattaaattctaagggatgaaattgaaaaataaatatttaaaacaaaatatatatagcaataaaaaatttaaggaccaaatttgatataatcagcaaataatatgacatttttaaatttttcacaacttctgaaaagtgttttccgtccaaaataaaaagaaaatatttccttataaatcaaatcaaatatttctttaattgaaaaatgttttttattgattaactTTTTGAATAGCaaataaatacagaaaaatctaaaaaataatttctcaaaaaatacttttcaaaaaaacagaAGCATCTATGAGTCACCGTATATTCCTTATATATTCCAATTGTACAAATTCATAGAAAACGATGTAGTTAATACTCCTACTATACGAAAAAGATGACTCAATCATTTGGGATTTCCaagttaatattaaatatgtaaATTAAAAACTGAACAAAGTGGAACACATGTTTCCGAGGAGATGTTGTcgtaagatttttattttcgtATTCTCAATCATTTTCAGgtcatttttgtgttttaattttttttaaataatttttttatttttcacttgaaattattttttttatattttcatatgatgatataaaaataatttttttaatatattttaaaattaaaaatattcattatcacaTCATCAAATACCTACCGGATCCCTCGGTAATAAAGTCCTAAACAAATCATCTGCCACTGGAAATTATCTATAGTCACCTATGTCATGCTTCTCTCACCTAAGCCAAGCTTCGATCGAAAGGTGTTCTAgctaggaaaaaaattaaactatactTGTACGTTGAGCGAGAGTTTATGAGCAAGTTTGTTTACAGAAACTTGGATTTCTATGTTTAATTCCATCTTCGCTAGTAACGATATGTATGATCATGGTCCCAAGAGGGTATAATATAATGGTAAAAAGTTTAAGATGTGCATAACATGTCTCGAGTTCAAATCaacacacatattttttataaaaatttaaaaataatcagaaTTTTACTCACTCATCTTGATTTATAAAATACACTTTATAGTGGAGTTTccacgaataaaaaaaaaaaagatatgtatGATCATGTCTATTTAGCCTTCGCTGTCTCACTCTATTACTCCTAACTAGCTAGCGTGCATTCAAGAATTTcacctagctgctgtggtcaaccgtgtgacttgttccacccccgtcccgggttcgatcctctatgtgcacgcctgtcacccctgcggtgcctaacctgcccctgggcttgcaggatgtccagtgggctgTGGGGAATAGTCATGGTGCGCGCAAGTTGGCCCGGACAATCCAcgtaaatcgaaaaaaaaaaaaagaatttcacgAGAATATGTTTGGTATATTAGAGTtatgatgataaattaaatttgctTTCTTCTCAGCGCCAAGTCGAgtgatttcaagattttatatattcaaatttcagttattataaatatattctcCTAAATTGTTGAATGCTTTATATTCATGTCTGAAAACggggaaaggaaaaaagaaaaagaaaggaaagaaaaaagtatTCTCTAGTAAGTTCTTTGGGATCTTCACTTGCCTCCATGCATGCATTCAACAATTCAATGTTTCAAAAATCCACGACAAACaaagacaaatatatatatatatatatatatatatatatatatatatatatatatatcctcgacaaacaaattaacatattaaatgaggttttaatttcttgtcaagggcttttttaataaaaataaaaaaaacgttGAATAAATACTAATATTTTGTTGACTCTTATCATCTTTTGTTTTAGACAGTAACTATAAcacaatagttttttaaaaggcATTTAAATGATGCCATTTGACCTTTTCTtctcatcttgttttttttttctttccttttagaGGATGATGTCATTTGACTTGTTTATTCTATAGATATTATAGAAAATCGCCATAAATATACGTAATTGCGACACATGATTGCTGCTAAATCTTCTCCtaaatatttgttaattatgacatatttctttcgtttttttttttttaaaaataaagagttcAATGATCCAAAAGTATAGAAAGTAACAGTTCTTTATTGAAATAGGATAGTTAAAGTGGGATTATTAACATTCCGGATTTGGCGAAGGATCATCGATCTTCTACATCATTGATACAACTCATATTCTTgcattttattaattagttgtaTCAGGATATTAATCCCCTATCAACTGGCTAAAATTCACAGGTGTTGCATATTTTGCTCCTCCACCAAAGAGGGCTCGGGCTGCTAATTTGGCTGCTCGCTCAGTTGGGTGAATTGCATCCCAGAATACGTACTCTCGACGATGCGGACAAAGCTTTGCATCTCGATTACATGGGGAAGCATTGTAGCTTCCATTCCCACAGCATGCTGTTTGCGCCTCCTTGAAACCTGAGAAATCAGGATGATTAAATTAAGAtaatactataatttttaatgtgaCAAAATTATCGTATTTTATTGTCTTAGAgctaaaaatgacaaaaacttGAAGGTTGCCAGCTCTACTTGCCAGCTTAGACGTGATTTCTTGTAGTGCTTCGAgcatttttgataaatttctttGTTAGAATGAAATACTTACCGACGGATCGTGGGTTTTGAAGGACCTCATAAGCTATCTCATAAAGATTTCCAAGAGAGTACTTCATGTCTTGAACTTGAGAGGTTAAATTTAGTAAGAGGATCTCAGTGGCATTGAAGAATGCTTGAGCCAAATCATTCATTTCCTTGTTGCATTCACCAGTTCCAAGAGCACGCTCTAGCGGACAGCATCCGATTGGTGCGATGCCTACAATGCCGAATTTCCGAGCCCCTAAGTCGTACAAACTCTGCCACAATATATGCCAAATTgatataatcaatttttttcttctaatatttagaaaacaatTTAAGGGAGTTAGAGATAGATTAGAATCAAGGCTTGGATAAAATCATCTTCATATTTGCCGTTGATGCCTGTCAAAAGCATCAGTAAGTGGAATGATTGCCGACGGTTTTGGAAACATTGTGGCATAAGTAGCGACATATTTTGCATCACCTGGAAATGCAATTTCTTACCCGTAGATGAAtttgatatattgatgataGAATGCGTAGCAGCTCTTGTGCCTCAGGCAGATTAGGGTCATTCTTAGACCTATTTAGCTGATATTCAAAGAGGTCATTGCCTCCAACACTGATGAGAAACAATGACTTAGATAGCATATCAGCAGCAGCTTCTGTACCCAATATTTCTGTGAGATTTCCACAAACTGTTGAAAATTGTTGAATCTGCTCTCTCATCGGCACGACCTTCGTCTGCAAAGTTATTATAAAATGAAGTTCATTAGTTACTGCCCTATGATGTAAATTTAGAAACAAACTAAGATAACACAAATGTAACATTTTTTCAATGACAGAAATTAAGGCTTACAAATAATTGGAATCCGGTGGTGTCGATAATCCCTGAGCCTCCTGATGCAAAATTGACACCACAGCGTATGTTGTGCTTGAAACTCGATGTTTGattgagaagataaaaaaaggattgCGGGCTCTTCTTAAAACCAAAGAGCTTAGCTGTCCAAGCAAACATTGATCATTAGCTATAAATTCTATATCACAATAAATGAAGTTCTGAAATGTTAAACAAGTTCTCGTTACGTTATGAAAGAAAGAATTGCTAGTATTTCAGAAAATTGCTAATCTATCTGTGCTATCAAGTACCActtgctcttcttttttttgaatgAGTAGCAAATTTTGTTTAATAGTTACAAATAGTCGATCCATACCGATACTGTCAGCAGAATTATAGCCATTGCTGAACCTTCCAGTAGGCACCGAACCGGGATAATCAATCCCATAATACAGGAAGTTCGCCTTTCCTCGGCACTCGGGTATGAAATTATTTGTACCAACATCAACAGTTGAGTCACCAAATACAAATATGGCTGGTACAGCAGCATCAGCCAAGTGAAAGGCCAGATTGGCCAGcaataaggaaagaaaacaaaagcatgAAGTGTTTCTGTTTGTCATTAGAATTTGGTTGTGCAATAAATCTGTGTCTCCCACTTTAAGTGATTGTGTTATGAACATGAAtgcatataattattatatagcCAGTGACCTTAGGAGTGGACAAGAGAGTAAGGTTTTATGCTGTTCATTTTCTTGGTAattaggcttataaaacaaaaggcTGGCGGATTGTCCTAGCCACTGAATCAAAATGTGTCTGGAACAATCTTTGAACTGATGCATCTTTCTCTTATATGCCAATTTGTACACATTCAAGATTTCTTTGGTTAATGACGAGGGTATTCTTGAGTAAGCTTTCACACACAGAGAGCAGTTCctttattaatcaaaatttatagaCGACTCATCTACATCTATAAATCCAAAGCCTCCTTTTAGATTCAAAAACgaaattataatcttaaaaaacaaacctaCCTCCTCACAAAGAAAGGGATGACTCGATCCACTGGCATTTGGCAAAATAAAAGACAACAAAATGGATCTTCTCCAAGGTCACATATtccaaagtaaaaattaaaatacaggCACTTGATTTTAATGGTTGATTTATGCGGCTACAATTCATGGACTGCAATGGACTTGAGATTCCATGTTTGATTCCGTCCTTGCTAGTAacgaaatgaatgtcttggtgTTTACTACACGACTTGGACGTTTCACCATCTCCCAGCTTGCATTTCAAGATTTTCACGAGAATATGCTTCCCAATACAAAAGTTCTGATGGTAACTTATATTTGCATTTTTCATTGccgagtgtgtgtgtgtgagtttattattttattaatgttcaatttttaattattcatattccCAATAGAAAAAATGCCAACTGATGAATAAGCAGATCTTAACATGTTCCCCCATACATTTTAGTAAGTAGGATATTAGGAGGTGTTTTATCAGCAGATAGCATTGAATGAACAATTAAGATTAAATTGCAATAAGGTTGATTGGAAAAGACTATGCTATAGATGCAAACGggacaaattaaatcaaactgtgaaataagaaatacaattttgtgttttttctataCATAAAAGATATCAATACAAGTTTTAGTTTTGTCCTTTGCCGTTGTTTCAAAAATCTAGGACTAAaatttgttataaataatatttaatgacGAGAGGGagcttattttatataatttattttgatacctTGGcctccaaattaaaattttatatctaGACTACTGTGTATgtttacaaattaaattttttttttctttgagttcaaaccttttatattaattagtttGAAAACCTTTAATggtaatgatgttttaaaatctaatatgcTCGATGCGGGTTTAAACTTTTAGAGTATTTAGATAGAGAGTAATTACATAttcatgtcaatatttttttttcagagttCATAAAGTTGATGATTGGTGATATAAGACTCAATACTTGTAAAATAGTCTCTTTTGATGAGATTTAGAGATTTTTTGATGATAAAGTCAGTGACTTTTGAACAAGAAATCTACCTTTCCATTCTCTTCTTTTGAAATATGATCATTTAGAATTTCTTTGTCTTTATCTATCTTAGAGAGTTGCTCTTGGACTTTTAGCAAGTATTTTATTAAAGTAGGGTCTctaattttaaatatcatttggCATTATTCAATTATGAGTCAGGAGTCACTGTGGACTCGGAGAGGGAAAGCTTCAAAGGTTTTTGCCAGGCCCAATCCTATTAAGAAAGCTTCATACTCTGATACATTGTTGGTggctaaaaattcaaattgaattcCATATTCAAAGACTTGCCTATGAGGGCTCACAAGTACTTCTTTCAAAATTGAAAGATCTATCAACATATAATTCTCAATGTGGAATCAATTGTATTGACTATGAGGGGATCAAAGCTTTTTCTAAGAGGATCTAATGTTCAACTATTGAAATAAACTTATCCTGGAGATCATTTTCAAAAGAATATTATGCTATAAAGTTTGTTAAGGCTTACCTTTTAATAGCTGGTCTTGGTTAATATAAAAGTTCATATTCTTCTAACTCAATTTCTCATCTCACTAGCTATCCAAACATGTATACCTTGTGGAGAATTTGTCATAGAAGCTAGTATGTTAATATTATAACTTGATGAGTTTGGAggtataattttaaatttttagaggttttcacTAGAGCTAAGGCTATATTTTTCACTTTCAAGTATCTTGTTTCAACATCATGAAAAGTTTGGCTAGAATAGTAGACAAGACATTGTAtgccatcttctttttttactaacATGACATTGACTACCTAGTTAAAAACACCAAGATAGAGGAATAAACTCTCAATTTCTTTTGGATGTGACAAGATCTTAAAAGATATGAGATATGTTTTGACCTCTTTAAAAGCTT is drawn from Populus nigra chromosome 5, ddPopNigr1.1, whole genome shotgun sequence and contains these coding sequences:
- the LOC133694108 gene encoding putative F-box protein At1g65770 codes for the protein MEVDDGSNHSWADLPEELLEMIRKRLDSRIDVYRFRAVCTSWRSSISLFYKQSPRVPLKLPKPIRAHAYLSQVTICRVELVDDSEDSSSSSSMAWLTKVEESTYGDIQLLVPVSNRQLRTNSPGMMPNMLNLLHFRLVEITKACSLKLASGSPLGINKVVLLPSYTNRNTNEYGVLAIFHEGKLGYWRFDEEKWKFIDETNFHYDDIIVYRGQAYVVDSLGTVYWIDSSLNLIQYSPPLYGCGSQKSLVESDGDFYVVDRFFDGERRSWNDELHSDVAYPFRYLPICQAKTVSIKVYKLDEEWGTWVNISSLGDKVFVLGNECSFSVSAKDFSGREGNCIYFIDPLDASRQGELSGRDARVCDLSSGRISKVANFPGHSCMLWPPPNFYC
- the LOC133694830 gene encoding GDSL esterase/lipase At5g55050-like — its product is MFITQSLKVGDTDLLHNQILMTNRNTSCFCFLSLLLANLAFHLADAAVPAIFVFGDSTVDVGTNNFIPECRGKANFLYYGIDYPGSVPTGRFSNGYNSADSIAKLFGFKKSPQSFFYLLNQTSSFKHNIRCGVNFASGGSGIIDTTGFQLFTKVVPMREQIQQFSTVCGNLTEILGTEAAADMLSKSLFLISVGGNDLFEYQLNRSKNDPNLPEAQELLRILSSIYQIHLRSLYDLGARKFGIVGIAPIGCCPLERALGTGECNKEMNDLAQAFFNATEILLLNLTSQVQDMKYSLGNLYEIAYEVLQNPRSVGFKEAQTACCGNGSYNASPCNRDAKLCPHRREYVFWDAIHPTERAAKLAARALFGGGAKYATPVNFSQLIGD